One Deinococcus aerius DNA segment encodes these proteins:
- a CDS encoding sensor histidine kinase — protein sequence MSIHDEYDPLKELRRRAERMLDEGPGEEASEYPADLRALIDELRLQQHELHVHQIELQLQMEQLTQTNLELEQARAELADLFDFAPVGYLTLDRGGLILRANLTASQQLGTPRESLTRKRLSGFVDPAHASSLALFLRRVFESPEKRTVELRLRGADGKPFHAQLECLAFGDGHGPLTQCRAAIIDITAQRGAQEEVLRLNTTLEERVEQRTAHIRELGEELEAFVYSVTHDLLTPLRHIRTFTDRLVAASPAGDDEQARYAGHVRLSVERMEHLLNALTAFFRISRQRVKFVTVDLNRVLREVLKDLQGELAGRDVRLSADPLPRVTGDSGALQLVFLNLLANALKFTRDREPARIHVGAQETEREFVLLVEDNGVGFNMRQKGRLFGLFQRLHSERDFEGTGVGLAQVRRVVLRHGGRVWAEGKPGQGATFWFSLPKQPPFLEDAAPRRHEKAGG from the coding sequence ATGAGCATTCATGACGAATATGACCCCCTCAAAGAGCTGCGGCGCCGGGCCGAGCGCATGCTGGACGAGGGGCCCGGGGAGGAGGCCAGCGAGTACCCGGCCGACCTGCGGGCGCTGATCGACGAACTCCGGCTTCAGCAGCACGAGCTGCATGTCCACCAGATCGAGCTCCAGCTCCAGATGGAGCAGCTTACCCAGACGAACCTGGAACTGGAGCAGGCGCGCGCGGAGCTGGCGGACCTGTTCGACTTCGCGCCCGTCGGCTACCTCACCCTCGACCGGGGCGGCCTGATCCTGCGCGCCAACCTCACGGCGAGCCAGCAACTCGGCACCCCCCGGGAGTCGCTGACGCGCAAACGCCTGTCGGGCTTCGTGGACCCCGCGCACGCGAGTTCGCTCGCGCTGTTTCTGCGGCGCGTCTTCGAGTCGCCCGAGAAGCGCACGGTGGAGCTGCGGCTGCGCGGCGCCGACGGCAAACCCTTCCACGCGCAGCTCGAGTGTCTGGCGTTCGGGGACGGGCACGGGCCGCTGACCCAGTGCCGAGCGGCGATCATCGATATTACCGCGCAGCGCGGGGCGCAGGAGGAGGTGCTGCGCCTGAACACCACCCTGGAGGAGCGGGTCGAGCAGCGCACCGCGCACATCCGCGAGCTGGGCGAGGAGCTGGAGGCTTTTGTGTACTCGGTCACGCACGACCTGCTGACCCCGCTGCGGCACATCCGCACCTTTACCGACCGTCTGGTGGCGGCCAGCCCCGCGGGGGACGACGAGCAGGCCCGCTACGCCGGACATGTTCGCCTCTCGGTGGAGCGGATGGAACACCTCCTGAACGCCCTGACGGCCTTTTTCCGCATCAGCCGCCAGCGCGTGAAGTTCGTGACGGTGGACCTGAACCGGGTCCTCCGGGAGGTTCTCAAGGACCTGCAGGGGGAGCTGGCGGGCCGGGACGTGCGGCTCAGCGCCGACCCCCTGCCCCGGGTGACCGGGGACAGCGGCGCCCTGCAACTGGTGTTCCTGAACCTGCTCGCCAACGCGCTGAAGTTCACCCGGGACCGTGAGCCCGCCCGCATCCACGTGGGCGCGCAGGAGACCGAGCGGGAATTCGTACTCCTGGTCGAGGACAACGGCGTGGGATTCAACATGCGCCAGAAGGGGCGGCTCTTCGGCCTGTTTCAGCGCCTGCACAGCGAGCGGGACTTCGAGGGCACCGGGGTGGGCCTGGCGCAGGTGCGGCGCGTTGTGCTGCGGCATGGTGGGCGTGTGTGGGCCGAGGGCAAACCCGGCCAGGGGGCCACCTTCTGGTTCAGCCTGCCCAAGCAGCCCCCCTTCCTGGAGGACGCCGCGCCCAGGCGGCACGAGAAGGCCGGGGGCTGA
- a CDS encoding CheR family methyltransferase, which yields MPDHSPAPDPITPAPSSPDSAAQDQAAGAPRPPAAVVGIGGSAGALGGYERFFLSFPVGSGAALVVVPHLGPHHKGLMPELLQRCTALPVLEIEDGMRLQADHVYVIPPGRGLGLMDGMLLLGERGEMPGMPIDAFFESLAADQGERAVAVVLSGAGTDGTRGVTAIKENFGRVFVQDPGTAEYPSMPRSAAATRLADAVLPPEELADQLYAALTQRPAQGDPEEQGGRPDPALQKILLLIRSRTGQDFTGYKKSTLVRRIDRRMKSHRIDRVGQYVRFLQENPREVEALIGDLTINVTSFFRDPEAFEQLAEHLRSYIVMNKADVDTFRVWVAGCSTGEEAYSVAILLHEVLEDLGSSHTLKVQVFATDIDKDAINVARQAVYPERIAYNVSPERLERYFVPRDGGYQVRADIRDTVIFALHNTFGDPPFTRLDLLCCRNLLIYLNAELQKRVLSLFHYALRPGGLLFLGASETAGSGGDRDRFAALSVRWRIYRRGEGEASPLPLAPPPSGQGPGLGEDGARPPLARQRVDPAQLAQNLLLSEYAPPAVVVNGGGEILFVNGRTARYLELQPGRASMNVLEMARDGLRYELPAALREADTERRAVTLRGLHVVADGVDVALDVTVRPLPAGEQNLLLVLFAEQPGEPEAGAAPVTDHAQVLERELKHARETLQATIEEMAVSMEELRSTNEELQAANGELQSTNEELISSKEELQSLNEELITINAEHERVIHDLAQANDDMKNLLDSAGIATVFLDNDLRIKRFTPRITGILNLIGADIARPITDISLNLRYEREDFTRDLRGVLDTLVPFETQVQARDEAWYLMRISPYRRSDNFIDGAVVTFTNIGVVKALEGQVRHTQAYAEAALNALHEPVAVFDGEQRLVAGNRALHDLLGADPAQLQGQRLYNAGNFVLDVPELQQVLRDVTATEEAVVGHLLDLPVPGRGTRKTKVEVKPIISEDGQSAVFLLMLEDVTGLVERAARGGEGVTGDVTREGDG from the coding sequence ATGCCCGATCACTCCCCCGCCCCAGACCCGATCACCCCGGCCCCCAGTTCCCCGGACTCGGCGGCGCAGGACCAGGCCGCGGGCGCGCCCCGGCCTCCCGCCGCGGTGGTCGGCATCGGGGGCTCGGCGGGGGCGCTGGGCGGGTACGAGCGGTTTTTCCTGAGTTTCCCGGTGGGCAGCGGGGCGGCGCTGGTCGTCGTGCCGCACCTCGGCCCGCACCACAAGGGGCTGATGCCCGAACTCCTGCAACGCTGCACGGCGCTGCCCGTGCTCGAGATCGAGGACGGTATGCGGCTCCAGGCCGACCACGTGTACGTGATTCCGCCGGGCCGGGGCCTGGGCCTGATGGACGGCATGCTGCTGCTGGGGGAGCGCGGGGAGATGCCCGGCATGCCCATCGACGCCTTTTTCGAGAGCCTGGCCGCCGACCAGGGGGAGCGGGCGGTCGCGGTGGTCCTGTCGGGCGCGGGGACCGACGGCACCCGGGGGGTGACGGCGATCAAGGAAAACTTCGGGCGGGTGTTTGTGCAGGACCCGGGGACCGCCGAGTACCCGTCCATGCCGCGCAGCGCCGCCGCGACCCGGCTCGCCGACGCCGTGCTGCCTCCCGAGGAGCTGGCCGACCAGCTCTACGCCGCCCTGACGCAGAGGCCCGCCCAGGGTGACCCCGAGGAGCAGGGCGGCAGGCCGGACCCCGCGCTGCAAAAGATCCTGCTGCTGATCCGCTCGCGCACCGGGCAGGACTTCACCGGGTACAAGAAGAGTACGCTGGTGCGGCGCATCGACCGCCGCATGAAGAGCCACCGCATCGACCGGGTGGGGCAGTACGTGCGCTTCCTCCAGGAGAACCCCCGCGAGGTCGAGGCCCTGATCGGCGACCTCACGATCAACGTGACCTCCTTTTTCCGCGATCCCGAGGCGTTCGAGCAGCTCGCCGAACACCTGCGCAGCTACATCGTGATGAACAAGGCGGACGTGGACACCTTCCGCGTGTGGGTGGCGGGCTGCTCGACGGGCGAGGAGGCCTACTCGGTGGCGATCCTGCTGCACGAGGTGCTGGAGGACCTGGGCAGCAGCCACACCCTCAAGGTGCAGGTGTTCGCCACCGACATCGACAAGGACGCCATCAACGTGGCCCGGCAGGCGGTCTACCCCGAGCGGATCGCCTACAACGTGTCCCCGGAGCGGCTGGAGCGCTACTTCGTGCCCCGGGACGGGGGGTATCAGGTGCGGGCGGACATCCGCGACACGGTGATCTTCGCCCTGCACAACACCTTCGGCGACCCGCCCTTTACCCGGCTGGACCTGCTGTGCTGCCGCAACCTCCTGATCTACCTGAATGCGGAGCTGCAAAAGCGCGTGCTGTCACTGTTTCACTACGCCCTGCGCCCCGGCGGCCTGCTGTTCCTGGGGGCCAGCGAGACGGCCGGGTCGGGCGGGGACCGCGACCGCTTCGCCGCCCTGAGCGTGCGCTGGCGCATCTACCGGCGCGGCGAGGGCGAGGCCAGCCCGCTGCCCCTCGCGCCGCCCCCGAGCGGGCAGGGGCCGGGCCTCGGCGAGGACGGCGCCCGGCCCCCGCTCGCCCGCCAGCGGGTGGACCCGGCGCAGCTCGCGCAGAACCTGCTGCTCAGCGAGTACGCCCCCCCCGCCGTGGTCGTCAATGGCGGGGGCGAGATCCTGTTCGTGAATGGCCGCACCGCCCGCTACCTGGAGTTGCAGCCGGGCCGGGCCAGCATGAACGTGCTGGAGATGGCCCGCGACGGGCTGCGCTACGAGCTGCCCGCGGCCCTGCGCGAGGCGGACACCGAGCGCCGGGCGGTGACCCTGCGCGGCCTGCACGTGGTGGCCGACGGCGTGGACGTGGCGCTGGACGTGACGGTCCGCCCGCTGCCCGCCGGGGAGCAGAACCTGCTGCTCGTCCTGTTTGCCGAGCAGCCGGGCGAGCCGGAGGCGGGGGCGGCGCCCGTCACGGACCACGCCCAGGTGCTGGAGCGCGAACTCAAGCACGCCCGGGAGACCTTGCAGGCGACCATCGAGGAGATGGCCGTCTCGATGGAGGAGCTGCGGTCCACCAACGAGGAGTTGCAGGCCGCCAACGGGGAACTCCAGAGTACCAACGAGGAGCTGATCTCCTCCAAGGAGGAACTCCAGTCGCTGAACGAGGAACTCATCACCATCAACGCCGAACACGAGCGGGTGATCCACGACCTGGCGCAGGCGAACGACGACATGAAGAACCTGCTCGACAGCGCCGGGATCGCCACGGTGTTTCTCGACAACGACCTGCGGATCAAGCGCTTCACCCCGCGCATCACGGGCATCCTCAACCTGATCGGCGCCGATATCGCCCGGCCCATCACCGACATCAGCCTCAACCTGCGCTACGAGCGCGAGGACTTCACCCGCGACCTGCGCGGGGTGCTGGATACCCTGGTGCCGTTCGAGACCCAGGTGCAGGCCCGCGACGAGGCCTGGTACCTGATGCGGATCTCGCCCTACCGCAGGTCCGACAACTTCATCGACGGGGCGGTCGTGACCTTTACCAATATCGGCGTGGTCAAGGCGCTGGAGGGGCAGGTGCGGCACACCCAGGCGTACGCGGAGGCGGCCCTGAACGCCCTGCACGAGCCCGTCGCCGTGTTCGACGGCGAGCAGCGCCTGGTGGCCGGCAACCGCGCCCTGCACGACCTGCTGGGCGCCGACCCCGCGCAACTCCAGGGCCAGCGCCTGTACAACGCGGGGAACTTCGTGCTGGACGTGCCGGAGTTGCAGCAGGTGCTGCGGGACGTGACCGCGACCGAGGAGGCGGTGGTCGGTCACCTTCTCGACCTGCCCGTTCCCGGCCGGGGCACGCGCAAGACCAAGGTGGAGGTCAAGCCCATCATCAGCGAGGACGGGCAGTCGGCGGTGTTCCTGCTTATGCTGGAGGACGTGACCGGCCTGGTGGAACGCGCCGCGCGGGGGGGCGAGGGGGTGACCGGGGACGTGACCCGCGAGGGGGACGGGTAG
- a CDS encoding chemotaxis protein CheB, whose translation MSQPPVVVVGASAGGVEPLKRLVAALPPEFPGSVFVVLHVPPYSRSHLPHILSRAGTLPAVHPEDGEPALPGRIYVAPPDHHLLIEEDRVGVKNGPKENRFRPSVDALFRSAAYTRGAGVIGVVLSGVLDDGASGLWTVKRRGGVAVVQDPADAEFGSMPLSALEQVDVDHILPAADIGALLARLVGERAAPGAEVPMSEDEQRRLEVEVKIASGGHALELGWTELAQPSPFSCPECHGVLFTVQEGPAARFRCHTGHAYTMEALLTEVSETIEEKLYQTLRAMEEGVLLLRRMEQRAAQSGDPGNAARLLDKARQVERQSQLLQRLTQQDAGARLDDVLPGPG comes from the coding sequence ATGTCGCAGCCTCCCGTTGTGGTCGTCGGCGCCTCGGCCGGGGGGGTCGAGCCCCTCAAGCGGCTTGTGGCGGCCCTGCCCCCGGAGTTTCCCGGGTCGGTGTTCGTCGTGCTGCATGTCCCGCCCTACAGCCGCAGCCACCTGCCGCACATCCTGAGCCGGGCCGGGACCCTTCCGGCGGTCCACCCGGAGGACGGGGAGCCCGCCCTGCCGGGCCGCATCTACGTGGCGCCCCCCGACCACCACCTGCTGATCGAGGAGGACCGGGTGGGCGTGAAAAACGGCCCCAAGGAGAACCGCTTCCGGCCCTCGGTGGACGCCCTGTTCCGCTCGGCGGCCTACACGCGCGGCGCGGGCGTGATCGGGGTGGTGCTGTCCGGCGTGCTGGACGACGGGGCGTCGGGGTTATGGACGGTCAAGCGCCGGGGCGGCGTGGCCGTGGTGCAGGACCCGGCGGACGCCGAGTTCGGCTCGATGCCCCTGAGCGCCCTGGAGCAGGTGGACGTGGACCATATCCTGCCCGCCGCCGACATCGGGGCGCTGCTGGCGCGCCTGGTGGGCGAGCGGGCGGCCCCCGGGGCGGAGGTCCCCATGAGTGAGGACGAGCAGAGGCGGCTGGAAGTGGAAGTGAAGATCGCGTCGGGCGGGCACGCGCTGGAACTGGGCTGGACGGAGCTGGCCCAGCCCTCGCCCTTCTCCTGCCCGGAGTGCCACGGCGTGCTGTTCACCGTTCAGGAGGGGCCGGCGGCGCGGTTTCGCTGCCACACCGGGCACGCCTACACCATGGAGGCCCTGCTCACGGAGGTCTCCGAGACCATCGAGGAGAAGCTGTACCAGACGCTGCGCGCGATGGAGGAGGGCGTGCTGCTGCTGCGCCGGATGGAGCAGCGCGCGGCGCAGTCGGGTGACCCCGGCAACGCGGCCCGGCTGCTGGACAAGGCGCGGCAGGTGGAGCGCCAGAGCCAGCTCCTGCAGCGGCTGACCCAGCAGGACGCCGGGGCGCGGCTGGACGACGTGCTGCCCGGCCCGGGCTGA
- a CDS encoding chemotaxis protein CheB has protein sequence MQVRRAVVIGGSAGALDGLLDIVRHLPLDFPAAVLVVVHLSPDHPSRLPELLNGAGPLEARSARGGEAPEPGRIYVAPPDHHLLLHRDRIMVSRGPKENRARPSIDVLFRSAAYTYGPGVTGVLLSGMLDDGTSGLWTIKQLGGHAMVQHPEEAEYPSMPLSAVQRVEVDDILPAREIGPRLVRQAGQPAADGHRGRPQMDERERHRLEVELRTASEDNAFEGGVLNLGPMSTFTCPECHGAMVRLQEGRSIRFRCHTGHAFTPAALLSELRESVEATLWSAVRALDENVMLLEHLAKHFGEAGEPIQGEAFRQEAARVGERSRTVRGVALQSGEHHGDLLQAARRAEVGEQPG, from the coding sequence ATGCAAGTGCGACGTGCCGTGGTCATCGGGGGGTCCGCCGGGGCGCTGGACGGCCTGCTGGACATCGTCCGGCACCTGCCGCTGGATTTCCCCGCCGCGGTCCTCGTCGTGGTTCACCTCTCGCCGGACCACCCCAGCCGCCTCCCGGAGCTGCTGAACGGGGCCGGGCCGCTGGAGGCGCGGAGCGCCCGGGGCGGGGAGGCGCCCGAGCCGGGCCGCATCTACGTGGCGCCGCCCGACCACCACCTGCTGCTGCACCGGGACCGGATCATGGTCTCGCGCGGCCCGAAGGAGAACCGTGCCCGGCCCTCCATCGATGTCCTCTTCCGCTCGGCGGCGTACACCTATGGCCCCGGCGTCACGGGGGTGCTGCTCAGCGGCATGCTGGACGACGGCACCTCGGGGCTGTGGACGATCAAGCAGCTCGGCGGCCACGCCATGGTGCAGCACCCCGAGGAGGCCGAGTACCCCTCCATGCCCCTGAGCGCGGTGCAGCGGGTGGAGGTCGATGACATCCTGCCCGCGCGCGAGATCGGCCCGCGCCTGGTCCGGCAGGCGGGCCAGCCCGCGGCGGACGGGCACCGGGGGAGGCCGCAGATGGACGAACGGGAACGGCACCGGCTGGAAGTGGAGCTGCGCACCGCCTCCGAGGACAACGCCTTCGAGGGCGGCGTCCTGAACCTGGGGCCGATGTCCACCTTCACCTGCCCCGAGTGCCACGGCGCGATGGTCAGGCTTCAGGAGGGCCGCAGCATCCGCTTCCGCTGCCACACCGGGCACGCCTTTACCCCCGCCGCCCTGCTCTCGGAACTGCGCGAGTCGGTCGAGGCCACCCTGTGGAGCGCGGTGCGGGCGCTGGACGAGAACGTGATGCTGCTCGAACACCTCGCCAAGCATTTCGGGGAGGCCGGGGAGCCGATCCAGGGGGAGGCCTTCCGCCAGGAGGCCGCTCGGGTGGGGGAGCGCTCGCGCACGGTGCGCGGCGTGGCCCTGCAATCCGGCGAACACCACGGCGACCTGCTTCAGGCCGCCCGGCGGGCCGAGGTGGGGGAGCAGCCCGGCTGA
- a CDS encoding peptidoglycan-binding domain-containing protein: protein MKVAAALLATLLTAPALAAPGPGDVERAATRAAQALDGVLRGCPASFARVGTPGKRCVGVAGTVEEARTRLGAALGDDLYGVWRSRDEQRSVYNWVRTPGGYVYLRLQPDPEGRAQTLVYLDAPPESAAQGSGGSRVTTTAPSTRTSSTQTPGARPVTGAPAPSARPTPSPRQTANPSQTARTPTPAAAPSPARAPFTRLLRLTDPRMNGEDVRAVQDRLIALTRPSGGGRGDGWYGPVTAATVRAFQAANGLPVTGQVDRATWNALFSPQARTFPAGSIR from the coding sequence ATGAAGGTCGCCGCTGCGCTGCTCGCCACCCTGCTCACCGCCCCCGCCCTCGCCGCCCCCGGCCCGGGGGACGTGGAGCGGGCGGCCACCCGCGCGGCGCAGGCGCTCGACGGGGTGCTGCGGGGCTGCCCGGCCAGCTTCGCCCGGGTGGGCACCCCGGGCAAGCGGTGTGTCGGCGTGGCGGGCACCGTCGAGGAGGCCCGCACCCGGCTGGGCGCCGCCCTGGGGGACGACCTGTACGGGGTCTGGCGCAGCCGGGACGAGCAGCGCAGCGTGTACAACTGGGTGCGGACCCCCGGCGGCTACGTCTACCTGCGTCTGCAACCCGACCCCGAGGGCCGCGCCCAGACCCTCGTGTACCTCGACGCGCCACCCGAGAGCGCCGCGCAGGGCAGCGGGGGGAGCCGCGTGACGACCACGGCGCCCAGCACTCGGACATCCAGTACCCAGACCCCCGGCGCCCGTCCGGTAACGGGCGCCCCGGCCCCGTCGGCCCGCCCGACCCCTTCCCCACGGCAGACGGCCAACCCCAGTCAGACGGCCCGCACTCCCACCCCCGCCGCGGCCCCGTCCCCGGCCCGCGCGCCGTTCACGCGCCTCCTGCGGCTGACGGACCCGCGCATGAACGGTGAGGACGTGCGCGCGGTGCAAGACCGCCTGATCGCCCTCACCCGCCCGAGCGGCGGCGGGCGCGGCGACGGCTGGTACGGCCCGGTCACGGCGGCGACCGTCCGCGCCTTCCAGGCGGCCAACGGGCTGCCGGTCACGGGTCAGGTGGACCGCGCGACCTGGAACGCCCTGTTCAGCCCCCAGGCCAGGACGTTCCCGGCGGGCAGCATCCGCTGA
- the trmH gene encoding tRNA (guanosine(18)-2'-O)-methyltransferase TrmH, giving the protein MTPERYEKIRRVLSRRQPTLSVLMDEVNKPHNFSAILRTCDAVGVLTAHAVPPRSGALPTFDATSGSAHKWVAVQKHPDAVSAVRELQAGGVQVLATHLSQRSVDYREPDYTRPTCVLLGAEKWGVSDEAAGLADANIVIPMFGMVQSLNVSVAAATILFEAQRQRLAAGMYDSPQLAPGELDRLAFEWAYPDLAPAYRERGEAYPVLDGQGQIIR; this is encoded by the coding sequence GTGACGCCCGAACGGTACGAGAAGATCCGGCGCGTCCTGAGTCGGCGCCAGCCCACCCTGAGCGTCCTGATGGACGAGGTCAACAAGCCCCACAACTTCAGCGCGATCCTGCGGACCTGCGACGCGGTGGGCGTCCTGACCGCCCACGCCGTGCCCCCGAGGAGCGGCGCGCTGCCCACCTTCGACGCCACCAGCGGCAGCGCCCACAAGTGGGTGGCGGTGCAAAAACACCCCGACGCCGTCAGCGCCGTGCGCGAGCTCCAGGCCGGGGGCGTGCAGGTCCTCGCCACCCACCTCTCGCAGCGCAGCGTGGACTACCGCGAGCCGGACTACACCCGGCCCACCTGCGTCCTCCTGGGCGCCGAGAAATGGGGCGTCTCCGACGAGGCCGCAGGGCTGGCCGACGCCAACATCGTCATCCCGATGTTCGGCATGGTGCAGAGCCTGAACGTGTCGGTCGCCGCCGCCACCATCCTCTTCGAGGCGCAGCGGCAACGGCTCGCGGCGGGGATGTACGACTCGCCGCAACTCGCGCCCGGTGAGCTGGACCGCCTCGCCTTCGAGTGGGCCTATCCCGACCTGGCCCCGGCCTACCGCGAGCGCGGGGAGGCCTACCCGGTGCTGGACGGGCAGGGGCAGATCATCCGCTGA
- a CDS encoding TerC family protein, whose product MNTEILVILLTLAALEGLLSADNALVMAVMVRPLPAALQQKALTYVMWGAMGLRLLGVLLASFIIKYWFLRAFGAAYLAYLVVAHFLKKGGDEGEPRELTGSFWNVVISLNLVNLAFSVDSILAGVALLKPGMRDTATGFWIVVAGGLMGLVLVRFASTLFLRLLDRFPALDDVAYVLIGWIAVKLAVETVEQVGEVYHLAWHVGMPSWLFWTGMGLIAGLGGLLATRRPAVSEAVAEADVRAVRRELDRAANDPLDGKLDGR is encoded by the coding sequence GTGAACACCGAAATTCTCGTCATCCTGCTGACGCTCGCCGCCCTGGAGGGGCTGCTCTCCGCCGACAACGCCCTGGTCATGGCGGTGATGGTTCGCCCACTTCCGGCGGCCCTCCAGCAAAAGGCGCTGACGTACGTGATGTGGGGCGCGATGGGGCTGCGGCTGCTGGGCGTGCTGCTGGCGAGCTTCATCATCAAGTACTGGTTCCTGCGGGCCTTCGGGGCGGCGTACCTGGCCTACCTGGTGGTCGCGCACTTCCTGAAAAAGGGGGGGGACGAGGGCGAGCCCCGCGAACTCACCGGCAGCTTCTGGAACGTGGTCATCAGCCTGAACCTGGTGAACCTGGCGTTCAGCGTGGACTCCATTCTGGCGGGCGTGGCGCTCCTCAAGCCCGGGATGCGCGACACGGCGACCGGCTTCTGGATCGTGGTGGCGGGCGGGTTGATGGGGCTGGTCCTCGTGCGCTTTGCCAGCACCCTCTTCCTGCGGCTGCTCGACCGCTTCCCCGCGCTCGATGACGTGGCCTACGTCCTGATCGGCTGGATCGCCGTCAAGCTCGCCGTCGAGACGGTCGAGCAGGTCGGCGAGGTGTACCACCTGGCCTGGCACGTCGGCATGCCGTCCTGGCTCTTCTGGACCGGGATGGGCCTGATCGCGGGGCTGGGCGGCCTGCTCGCCACCCGCCGTCCCGCCGTCAGCGAGGCGGTGGCCGAGGCCGACGTGCGGGCCGTGCGGCGCGAACTCGACCGCGCGGCGAACGATCCCCTGGACGGCAAGCTCGACGGGCGCTGA
- a CDS encoding TerC family protein, which yields MFGLEMPPLTAETWAILGTLVLLEGLLSADNALVLAVMVRHLAVNVQRKALAYGIGGAVVLRILGVLLAAFVLEYWWLRAFGALYLAYLAVSHFVKKGHSEEEAAGSARGRGFWPTVVLLNLTDLAFSVDSILAGVALIPAGMPREQGLTIVVIGGIVGLILMRFAATIFLKLLNKYPAFDNVAYALVGWIAVKLGVETLEAAHEVFPAVPTLHLPTPLFWGVMAAIAIIGSFIATRRPAMSEAEAEARAEAIVHRMDETVADAADGRVDGR from the coding sequence ATGTTCGGACTCGAAATGCCCCCCCTGACCGCCGAGACCTGGGCCATCCTCGGCACGCTTGTGCTGCTGGAGGGTCTGCTCTCGGCCGACAACGCCCTCGTGCTGGCCGTCATGGTGCGCCACCTCGCGGTGAACGTGCAGCGCAAGGCGCTCGCCTACGGCATCGGCGGCGCGGTCGTGCTGCGAATCCTGGGCGTGCTGCTCGCCGCCTTCGTGCTCGAGTACTGGTGGCTGCGCGCCTTTGGCGCCCTGTACCTCGCGTACCTCGCCGTCAGCCACTTCGTGAAAAAGGGCCACAGCGAGGAGGAGGCCGCGGGGAGCGCCCGGGGCCGCGGCTTCTGGCCGACCGTGGTGCTGCTCAACCTCACCGACCTGGCCTTTTCGGTGGACTCCATCCTGGCGGGCGTGGCGCTGATCCCCGCCGGAATGCCGCGCGAGCAGGGCCTCACCATCGTGGTGATCGGCGGGATCGTCGGCCTGATCCTGATGCGCTTCGCGGCGACGATCTTCCTGAAGCTGCTCAACAAGTACCCCGCCTTCGACAACGTGGCCTACGCGCTCGTGGGCTGGATCGCGGTCAAGCTGGGCGTCGAGACCCTGGAGGCCGCGCACGAGGTCTTCCCGGCCGTGCCGACCCTCCACCTGCCCACCCCGCTCTTCTGGGGGGTGATGGCGGCCATCGCCATCATCGGCTCCTTTATCGCCACCCGCCGCCCCGCCATGAGCGAGGCCGAGGCGGAGGCGCGGGCGGAGGCCATCGTTCACCGGATGGACGAGACGGTCGCCGACGCGGCGGATGGGCGGGTAGACGGGCGCTGA
- a CDS encoding 2,3-bisphosphoglycerate-independent phosphoglycerate mutase, whose product MSDLIDTVRHIAKKTDSKILMVVLDGVGGLPLTVNGETELATAITPNLDALARESQLGLVELVGAGITPGSGPGHLSLFGYDPLKYVVGRGALSAVGIGVRLRAGDVAVRGNFASLGKNRIIVDRRAGRPSNEKNAEIVARLRGAIPEIDGTPVEVYTESEHRFVVVFRSQGVDEAGQGLGANISDVDPQVTGVPPHLAVAQDPTSARTAELVNKFVERAEAVLAEEPQVNGVLFRGYSDVPHFPSFADIYQLNAACIASYPMYKGLASLVGMEVLPVEGEEDALEGKVKALTENWAKYDFFYLHIKKTDSTGEDGDFAEKVHKIELFDELLPSLLALQPDVLCIVGDHSTPSKLTSHSWHPVPLLINSRYGRKDLAGRYTEEEAGKGSLGLRRGTDVMPLLMANALKLQKYGA is encoded by the coding sequence ATGAGCGACCTGATCGACACCGTTCGCCACATCGCCAAAAAGACCGACAGCAAGATCCTGATGGTCGTCCTGGACGGCGTGGGCGGCCTGCCCCTCACGGTGAACGGCGAGACCGAACTCGCCACTGCCATCACCCCCAACCTCGACGCGCTGGCCCGCGAGTCGCAACTGGGGCTCGTCGAGCTGGTCGGCGCGGGGATCACGCCGGGGAGCGGCCCGGGGCACCTCAGCCTCTTCGGCTACGACCCGCTGAAGTACGTGGTGGGGCGCGGGGCGCTCTCCGCCGTCGGCATCGGCGTGAGGCTGCGGGCGGGGGACGTGGCCGTGCGCGGCAACTTCGCCTCGCTGGGCAAGAACCGCATTATCGTGGACCGCCGCGCCGGACGCCCCAGCAACGAGAAGAACGCCGAGATCGTCGCCCGGCTGCGGGGGGCCATCCCCGAGATCGACGGCACCCCGGTCGAGGTCTACACCGAGTCCGAACACCGCTTCGTGGTCGTCTTCCGCTCGCAGGGGGTGGACGAGGCCGGGCAGGGCCTGGGCGCCAACATCAGCGACGTGGACCCCCAGGTGACCGGCGTGCCGCCCCACCTCGCGGTCGCCCAGGACCCCACGAGCGCCCGCACCGCCGAGCTCGTGAACAAGTTTGTCGAACGGGCCGAGGCCGTCCTTGCTGAGGAGCCGCAGGTCAACGGGGTGCTGTTCCGCGGCTACAGCGACGTGCCGCACTTCCCCTCCTTCGCGGACATCTACCAGCTCAATGCCGCCTGCATCGCCTCCTACCCGATGTACAAGGGCCTCGCCAGCCTGGTCGGGATGGAGGTACTCCCCGTCGAGGGTGAGGAGGACGCGCTGGAGGGCAAGGTGAAGGCCCTGACCGAGAACTGGGCGAAGTACGACTTCTTCTACCTCCACATCAAGAAGACCGACTCGACCGGCGAGGACGGCGACTTCGCCGAGAAGGTCCACAAGATCGAGCTGTTCGACGAGCTGCTGCCGTCGCTGCTGGCCCTCCAGCCCGACGTGCTGTGCATCGTGGGCGACCACTCCACACCCAGCAAGCTCACCAGCCACTCGTGGCACCCGGTCCCGCTGCTCATCAACAGCCGCTATGGCCGCAAGGACCTGGCGGGGCGCTACACCGAGGAGGAGGCGGGGAAGGGAAGCCTGGGCCTGCGCCGGGGCACGGACGTGATGCCGCTGCTGATGGCGAACGCGCTGAAGTTGCAAAAGTACGGGGCGTAA